The nucleotide sequence GCGGCTTGCGGTTGTGGTTCCAGGGGATGACAATCTTTCCATCGGCCACCATCTGCCGGACAAACTCTTCACTGAGCTGTTCATTTCGGGCGACGGTCGCCATCTGCGCCGTGACAATGCCCTCGCGGGCGAGTTCGATCTGGGTCTTCAAAACAAATTCTCCTTCTTGCCACAGAGATCACCGAGGACACCGGGAAAAACCTTTGGATGTTGCCCTACTCCTCTGCGCTCTCTGTGTCCTCGGTGGCTAATTATCCTTGTATTTCTTGCAGTTTTCCACGAATGCCGCCGCCAGCCCCGGGTTGCTGCCAAAGTGCAGGTGGACGTAGGAACCGAGGACGTTGTGCACCCGGTACCCCTCCGGTCCGAGATCTTCTCCGCCAGGGCGGAAAAGGCGGTAACACCGTGCTACTTCCACCGGCATTTCCGTCTCCGAGTAGTGAAACTCGTGTCCGCGCGCCACGGTTCCGGCCGGACCGAGGATCGTATCACGCGCGAAGGTCACCTGCCGGTAGCCGAGTGCCTTGCGTTTCGTCAACATACGCACCCGGGCGGGGAAGACTCCGGCCATCGACCGTCCGTCGATCGATTCGGCGAGCAGCATGAAACCGCCACACTCGGCATAGACCGGCAGGCCGGCAACGGCCGCCTCCCGAATCTCCCGCAGCAGGCCCACGTTCTGCGCCAGCCGCCCGGCGTGCAGCTCGGGATAGCCGCCGGGGAGGTAGAGGCCGTCGGTCCCCGCAGGCAGGGCCTGGTCGTGCAAGGGGGAGAAGGGGACGATCTCGGCCCCCGCCGCCTCCAGCAACTCCAGATTCTCCGGGTAGCAGAAGCAGAAAGCCTCGTCCCGGGCGACGGCGATGCGGACCTTAGGTGTCAGGTCTACACATTTGCCTGTCTTGTCAAATGTGTAGACCTGACACCTCGCCTGCTTTGGCAAAGGGGGGGGCAATACCAATGCCTCCACATCCACATGCCCCTCCAGCCAGTCCGCCAGCCGGCCGTAAAAATCTTCGTCCGGCTCCGTCTCCCCGGCGGTCACCAGACCCAGATGCCGCTCGGGGAGGGCCAACTCCTCCTCTCGAGGCAGGCAGCCGAGCAGCGGCGGCAGCCCGGGGACAGAGGCGAGGGCGTCCCGCAGCAGCTCTGCATGGCGCGGGCTGCCGACACGGTTGAAAATCACGCCGGCGAACTCGAGACGCGGGTCGAAGCGGCTGAACCCCTGCACCAGGGCGGCGGCGCTGCGCGCCTGGGAACGGGCGTCGACCACCAGCAGAATACGCCCCCCCAGCCAGCGGGCGATCTCGGCGGTGCTTCCCGCGTCGCTGTCGCCGGCGGCGCCGTCGAAAAGTCCCATCACCCCCTCGACCACTGCGACCTCGGCACCGAGGCAGCCGCGGCCGAAGGTTTCGCGGACACCCCTTTCTCCGCACAACCAGCCATCGAGGTTGCGCGAGGAACGACCGCAGACGGCGGCGTGATGGCCAGGGTCGATAAAATCCGGACCCACCTTGAAGGGGGCGACCGCCAGCCCCCGCCGATGCAAGGCAGCCAGCAACGCGAGGGTGACGGTGGTCTTGCCGCTGCCGGAAGCGGGCGCGGCGACGATGAGCGTTCGCATCGAAACCTTTACTTATCCGCAGATGAACGCAGATTTTCGCAGAAAAGACTGAAGGCCATGAGCCTTCGAATTTAATCTGCGTCCATCTGCGGATCAGCCATTGAGCAGTTGAACCACAGCCTTGCCGTCGGCGAAATAGT is from Desulfuromonadales bacterium and encodes:
- a CDS encoding cobyrinate a,c-diamide synthase; translated protein: MRTLIVAAPASGSGKTTVTLALLAALHRRGLAVAPFKVGPDFIDPGHHAAVCGRSSRNLDGWLCGERGVRETFGRGCLGAEVAVVEGVMGLFDGAAGDSDAGSTAEIARWLGGRILLVVDARSQARSAAALVQGFSRFDPRLEFAGVIFNRVGSPRHAELLRDALASVPGLPPLLGCLPREEELALPERHLGLVTAGETEPDEDFYGRLADWLEGHVDVEALVLPPPLPKQARCQVYTFDKTGKCVDLTPKVRIAVARDEAFCFCYPENLELLEAAGAEIVPFSPLHDQALPAGTDGLYLPGGYPELHAGRLAQNVGLLREIREAAVAGLPVYAECGGFMLLAESIDGRSMAGVFPARVRMLTKRKALGYRQVTFARDTILGPAGTVARGHEFHYSETEMPVEVARCYRLFRPGGEDLGPEGYRVHNVLGSYVHLHFGSNPGLAAAFVENCKKYKDN